In the Brachionichthys hirsutus isolate HB-005 chromosome 13, CSIRO-AGI_Bhir_v1, whole genome shotgun sequence genome, ACAgtaaaacaacaaagaagaTAATGGCCGTCGATTTGCGAAGGTTTTCCTAATGAGCGACGACTGTGTGAGTGAATTTGTCTGCAGGTAGTTGTGGCTAGCATAGCGCGCTAATGTAAAACCTGGGAGCCCGCGGCGGCTGGGCTAGCTTCGGCGTCGCCTGGAAAAAGTGGgctacttggggggggggggcagcaggggaCGCTGAAAGGCGGAACGTTTTTGTCCGTGATATTTGTGAACCGTGAACACGCTTTTTGGGGTTAGCATCTCGCACGGTGTGTTGAACAAAGGAGCTTGAAAACAAGAGGGGCCGAAACACGAAGAAGAAGTcggctgctgtttgttttgtgcTCCATTTCGTGCTGACACACttctttaggggggggggggagggggggggggcatgctaaTTTAGGTAAATGCCTCGGAACTGTTCGTTTCCCGGAGCTGTCCTCGTGATGGGGAAGTGTCTTCCTTTTGTCATCCTGTTTGTTCACGTCAACAAGGATCCACCCGGGCTTCGGCTGAGATATCGCTCTGCCACACAATTTAAATaacggtttgtttttgtttgacagcatatttcttttcttttttttgagcCCACTGATCTCTTTTATTCTTTAGATCTGACTGGATATAATAGTTACATTTGATTCAATCATTGTGTTGATCAAGTTCTAACCCCGTGAGTgtatgaaaaacacaaagagcggAACACAGAATATCATTGGAAactttttcagattttttttgtttaatgatGTTTAATTTTGTCTAATTGTGTGTTTCTCTGGCTGAGTTGTCAAGAACCCAAAAATTATTTGATTCAAGTCTGCAGGAATTGTCAGATAACATTCATGTGTGGAATTTCTTAATCATTGAGTCCTGATTTTGCACCATTTGTGCTTTTCCGTGCTGACCTCTGATACGAGCTTTATTAGCtgttaaatgtcattaaaagaACACGCCTTAACGCCCTCGGATGCGTTTAAGGATCAGTGTCAGCAGGGTGTGAAACCTGCTGAAGCTCTGCAGGCTTGAGCCGTTTTCATGAGGGTGCATACGTGCACTGTCACTGCAAAGTGCAAGCGGCAGGACTTGCAATCCCTGGAATTCCAAAAAGTTCCTCGCTGTCCTGGATTTGTGTCCTTATTTAGTACGAGGACGAGACGGGCGGAAATACACAGAGGAGTCAAGTGAACTGGAAATAAGTCCGCCAGCATAAAACAGAGGGCCAGGCACACAGACTGACCTATTAACTatggtaacccccccccccccctcaccacacCAACCACCTCGCTATTGTGCTCCGCCGTCTGTCCGTGTTTTCCCCGTCTACGCCGTAGAAACTGGAGGCGGCAACCTGCGTTATTGAAATGTTCCACTGCCGGGCCGAGGCAGGGGCCGACTGGTAGCCCGGCTTAAAGTGGCTCTTTGTGagggccagacagatggccgtagGATGACGACTGTAATGATACCCTCCACAGCCCACGTACGCCAACAGGCTCCGCTCATTATTATAGGATGTAATCGTCTGCGAAAGGAGGAGAGATCCTTTGTGAAGCCCGAACGAGAAGCTGTTGCTCGGGTTCTCGATCACGGTGTCGTATCGCGCCTGTTTTTAAGGTGATATGTAAACTGGACATTAACGGGAGGCTTAAAGACGTATCGTAGTAGCTCGTGAGTCTGCCGCCGGGTTAGAAGCTGCTTTTGGTCGAGTAAACTgtgattttctttccttttatttaGTTCGTGTGGAGCAAAGATAAACTGGTTATGAACCGGCCTGTCGGTGCTGCTTGGTTTAACACGCACTCGAGCGCTCGTATCTCCGGTGCCAGACAAGAATGTAAACAGTCTAAAATGTGCTAATTCCTCACAGAGTTCAGCTAGCTGGACTCACGGTGGCAAAAGTGACTGTTTTATCAAGCGGCTGACGACTCAATAGTTCGGATATTGTTAACCTTCCCTCCACATCTGCTGTCTTTATATTCATCTCTTTggctttcttgtttctttccCTCCAACATCAGATGGACCGAttgattgacccccccccccctcacactcacacactcattctAAATCTGTCCTCCTCTCATATCCCTTATTCCATCATCCTTTTCCTCTAATcagtctccccccccctttctctttcCCTTCAGGGCAGGAAAACACCGAGCCATGAAGATCTAAGTCGTGACCTGtggtgaaagggggggggggggggaggagcggcaggaggaggggaggcgagggggggggggggggggctcggaaGGTAGACGGGCATCCGCCGGAGTTCCCATTGGAGGCGACCTTTAGCCAGCGTGAAGTCATGGGCAACACGGCCACCAAGTTTCGCAAGGCCCTGGTGGGCGGCGACGAGGTCCTGGCCTGGCAGCTGTACGAGGGGAACCCTCAGTTCAGGGAGGGGCTGGACCCGAACGCTTCGTACGGAGAGCAGTACCAGCACAACACGCCCCTGCACTACGTCTGCCGCCACGCCATGACGCGCCTGCTCAGGTAAACGCCGACGCTGCAATGCTACACAGAGGAAAAGGTCTAGCGATGACGCGCTCCGCCATCGGCGTTTAGATGCACAGACAGCTGATGCGGTGACTCAGTCGCTGTCCGTGCTTCCTCCAATCGTCTTGCATCTGAACGTGCGCGCACGCCAAAGGGTCTTCAGAGGGGAGAACTGCTCAATGGGTCCGACCCTGTCGACCACCGACGCAGTGAATCACGGCGTGCTATTTGTGTCCTTTCCTGCTAGCCGGTAATGGTCCGAGAGGCGTGCTGAATGCGGCTCCTCTGCTCCCGATAAGCATCGCAGGAAATCGTTGTTCCGGCAGCTCAGCTGGGACGGACGGCGCCTGATATCAGCCGGCGTAGAGACGTCTGCTCCGTGTTTATTTACCGACTTCTTGTTGTCTCCGCGATCAGATTGGCTAGAAATTCCCTGAGGCTGTAGGAAATCGCCAGCGTGCGTCTTACTGGGACACGGATGAAGTTCAGGATGTGTAGTTCAGGATGTGTAGCCATTCCTCCTCGTCAACCGGATAAACAGTCCAATAATTATGTCAATAACGCTGACACTcattgagctttttttttttgcagaaccccaataactatttatttatattagcaTCTTCAGGCTGGAGTTTTCTTTTGGACCAAACGACACAAACTACTAAATCATTTCAGCATGGTTTTTAACCCCCCCCGACATTTCCTGCCTTCATCAAACTGCTGAACAAATGCGACGTTCTCTGGACTGATTGATTTTGGGTCTgtttgccgtgtgtgtgtgtgtgtgtgagagagagagagagagagagagagagagactctagTGTAGCCGTGAGGGTTAGTGGATGAGAGGGGAATAATTAGTGATTATTGCTGTGTGGGTGAATTGGCAGCACGCCGACATGGGGGGGGTGTGTCTGACAGGATAAGAAGGTCAGATTCGTTAGAGCAGTGAAGTAATAGACTGAGAGGCGGCACAACGTTCAAACACTAATTTGATGCTGGTCGTTACTTCCTAAAACGGGTTTCGTTAACTCGCAGCTGCGACAGAATGATGTTGGAAAATATCAAATGGTAGGCGAAGGAGGGGGAAAAGGAAGTCAAAAGAAAGCCGTCAAAAAATGAGGCCGACAGAAATCTGGAGACCGGAAAGAACAGGTTGAGCCGATTGAAATAGCGGAAAGCTAATCAGCAAATGTAGATTGAGACGGAtaagagagataaaaaaaactatttacgAAACAGCAACTAGAGGTTCTGAGTGCAAGTGGCACatcaatcagtgtgtgtgtctgtgggtgtgcgtgcgtgtgtgtgtgtgtgcgtgtgtgtgtgcgcgtgcaccaGCACATCCATTGTCTCCGAGATGTTAAACTTAAACTGCCGTCCTcgtctctccctctgctgctcttcttgCCCACCATTCAGCCGGATCATCCTCACTTCCTCTCcactcatccctccatccaccctttcgtcctcgtcctcgtcccgcTCTGAGCTCCGCTTCACTTTTCCTCTTTGACCTCCGTTCCGCTCCCTGATTGAGGTCTTGCCGTCGCTTCTTCGTTCTCTCTTTCCGCCGTCGCTTCCTGCTGATTGATTCGCTCCCGTCTTTGTTGCTTTGAGGTCCTTCCTGTTCAGCAAAGAAGGAAACCCCAACAAGCGCAACGTCCACAACGAGACGTGCCTCCACGTGCTGTGCCAGGGCCCGCAGATCCTGCTGCTGTCGGAGGGAGCGCTGTCGCCGCGGCTGGCCCGCCCCCAGAGGGACGAGCAGCGCCGCGCCGACTGCCTACAGGTACGAACGCACGGACAAAGACCGTGTGAATGATGGCGAGGCAAAGCTGAGGCGTGACTTTCCCCTCAATAACATttgctgtgtgtatttgtgcccccccccccccccccctcccccctccaccGCCAGCTGATACTGAACTGGACCGGAGCCAGGCTGGAGGGGGGTCAGTACGAGAAGGCCAACGTCAACGCCACCGACAATCACCACAGCGCCTGTCTGCACTACGCTGCGGCGGCGGGCATGAAGAGCTGCGTGGAGGTGAGACGAGCAGCTTCGTGTCATCGGCGTCCGCTTCGTGTTTCCCAGAaacgcttccttccttccttccttccttccttccttccttccttccttccttccggTTTGGGAGCCAAATTAAACTtctgaattaaaagaaaaataaacctgatttttgtttctgtggGAAGAAATGCCGGAAGACGTGGAGCGTTCTCCTCCCACTTCATTCCGTCTCTCTTACAATGTTCTCTCTTTCACATTGTGCTTTTCTCTCCTattatctcccccccccttcatgtgtcgctgcctgtttcatttcttttgtttcctgcCGTCACGTCTTTGTtgactctttctctcttctccttcctcccgttttctttttgtctgccACGCGTTGCTTTGTCGCCTCCTGCTTATTTTCGTTCTCTTTTGTTGCCGCTTCTCTCCTCCCAATCCTTTTTGTTCTGCATTTTCTCCGTCCCCCCCATCTAGCTGCTCATCCAGTGCGAAGCGGACCTTTTCGTGGAGGACGAGGACAAGCTGACGCCGTGCGACCACGCCGAGCGGCATCGCCACACCGAGCTGGCCCTCAGCCTGGAGTCACAGAtggttttctcctcctcctcctcctcctcctcctcttcggctCAGCAGTCAAACACAGACGCACGTGGAGAAAACAACCTGTTGCAATACAAGGAGGTGAGATCTGATGGGAGTCACAGATTTAAGGAGGATTATTCCTGCCTGCCTCTCATaactggtttgtttgttttaaaatgttggTGCAAGTTTggtgttgcaaaaaaaaaagaagcgcgAGACCAATCTGGTAACTCGTGGGGGACGTCTCTAGTCGGTGTTGCCACTTTGATGCGTTCACTTCTCAGGAAATGTCCGTACAGAAATGAGTCCTCTCCTTTTCTGTCAAGGACATTTTcgccttttatttttttttgcagtttgcaTTTATCGGCGCTATTAATGGCGCTGTTTCTGGTGTAAAAGCGTTAAGAGCAGTGACTCCTATCGAGCTGCAGCAACGTTTATACAGACGCAATAAAAGTGTTGCTTTCCCGTCTTTAACGAGGCCGGTGGTTTCAGGCAGAGAAAGCCAAGACATTTAAAATCTTTGACTCTCAAGTCGAATGTTTGTGGCGGTTCCACCTTAATAGAGCAGCTGAGACAAAACCTGATCGTCCTTCCAGCGGCTAAAACTTTAATGACGTTTATTCGCCTTCCAGTTCTCACCCcattgcctctctctctctctctctctctcttgtctttAACGCTTCTGCACCTTTTCAGCCCTATGAGGGACTGAAGCTTCAGGACCTACGCAGGCTGAAGGACATGCTGATCGTGGAGACGGCAGACATGCTGCAAGCCCCGCTCTTCACCGCCGAGGCTCTGCTCCGAGCACACGGTGCGTGTTTCGCCTGACGTTCGCGAGCCCGTCATAAACCCTCGCAGCCCCGTCGTCGGGATTCTAACTTGTGCCTGACCTCTGTTAGACTGGGACCGAGAAAAGCTCCTGGAAGCCTGGATGTCGGACGCCGATGCCTGCTGCCAGCGGTCGGGCGTGGCCATGCCCACTCCCCCGCCCAGTGGCTACAACGCCTGGGACACGCTTCCTTCGCCTCGCACCCCCAGGACCCCGCGCTCTCctctcaccctcaccctcacctcCCCGACCGACAGCTGCCTCACGCCAGGAGAGGAGGGCCTGTCTATGGTGAgggcccccccgggggggggggcgattagTGTCTCCTGTAATGAAATGACAGCCGTGATTTACAGACGTATAAAACGGAGAACAGCTGATGCTACTTGAACGTCTGAGCGACTGTTTGTTCGATCGTAGCATGTTCATGTCCAACCGTGAAAGAACAATGGATGTCATAATCTGTTATATAATGCGTTTGccttgtgtcccccccccccccgcagtgtGGAATCTGTCTGTGTTCTATCTCGGTGTTTGAGGACCCAGTGGACGTGTCCTGTGGACATGAGTTCTgcagagcatgctgggaagggTAGggattgtgcttttgttttgtagGTGTCCCCAGGCTATCCCAGCGTGTCGGAGCGTTCACGCACGAATCCGAATccttcctccgcttcctttcTCCCCCTCTCAGCTTCCTCAATGTCAAGATTCAGGAGGGCGACGCTCACAACATCTTCTGCCCGGCCTACGAGTGCTACCAGCTGGTGCCGGTGCACGTGATCGAGAGCGTGGTTTCCAAAGAGATGGATCAGCGGTACTTACAGTTTGACATCAAGGTGAAGCGCCGAGGCCATTTCGGTATTGACGTTCGTGTTCTCATCGAGGCTTCCGAGGGAAATGTTTGATTTCTGTTGTTGCTGCAAGGCCTTTGTGGAGAACAATCCTGCCATCCGGTGGTGTCCGGCGGCGCGTTGCGAGAGGGCGGTGCGGCTCACCCGACCGGGCCCCGGGGACAGCGACCCGCAGAGTTTCCCCCTGCTGCCCTCCCCAGCGGTCGATTGTGGCAAGGGTCATCTCTTCTGCTGGTGGGCTTGAGATTGCTCATTGGgctgtgtataaaaaaaattaatctgtGCCGTCCTTATGATCGAAAATAGAAAGGCGAGAAGCCTCATTGTGATTTACCACGCTTCGTTTTCCGTTTACGGCGGCCCCCTTTTCTTCAGGGAATGCCTCGGCGAGGCCCACGAGCCATGCGACTGTCGGATGTGGAGGAACTGGCTCCAGAAAGTCACAGAGATGAAGCCCGAGGAGTGTAAGCCGCCGCTGCGTCGCTTCAGGACGTCGTTTTAGCTACACCTTAGTTAGCGCAGCCCTCCAGGATGTGTTTACGATGCAGCCGCAGCTGTTTAAAGACATTGATATTGACTGAAGGATGCATCTGCTTCGCAGTTGTTgaccgtgtgcgtgtgtgcgtgtgcgtgtacgtgtgtgtgtgtgtgctttccaCAGTGGCAGGTGTGAGTGAGGCCTATGAGGATGCAGCTAACTGCCTGTGGCTTTTGACCAACGCTAAACCGTGTGCCAACTGCAAGTCGCCCATCCAGAAGAATGAGGGCTGCAACCATATGCAGTGTGCCAAAGTATGTTTGCCATTATTTGTCTAACTACGgttagtttttgttttatttctacatttgttttactgtcgaagccctcctctctctctctctctctctctctctctctctcgttgtGCAAGTGTAAGTACGACTTCTGCTGGATCTGTCTGGAGGAGTGGAAGAAGCACAGCTCATCGACGGGAGGCTACTACCGCTGCACTCGCTACGAGGtcatccagcagctggaggagcagtcCAAGGAGATGACTGTCGAGGTGGCAAATACGCAAATACGCTCGAGCTCCGACGTGCACGCGAAACGATATTTGCGAAAATAAGTTTTGAATAAAGTTGAaggagatgcttttttttttattcgcaGGCAGAAAAGAAGCACAGAAGTTTCCAGGAGCTTGATCGTTTCATGCACTATTATACTCGCTTCAAGAACCACGAACACGGCTATGAGGTAATACACTCTTTACACAATtctaaaaaagaagaagaaaaaaaagctcgCTAGGATTTCTGGAACTCAATCCGACGTGATGATTGTGCGCGTTGTCCATTACTTGCGGCAGTTGGAGCAGAAACTGCTGAAAACGGCTAAAGAGAAGATGGAGCAGCTGAGCAGAGCCTTCATTTGCCGtaagtgtccccccccccccccctccccccaccaccaccaccgagCTCGACGGTGAGATTGTCCTCTCTGTCGTTTCCTATCATCCGGTCCAGGTGAAGGCACTGCTCCTGACACGCGGTTCATTGAGGATGGAGTGTGTGAGCTGCTGAAGACGCGACGTGTCCTCAAGTGCTCTTACCCGTACGGCTTCTTCCTGCAGCAGGGCAGCACCCAGAAAGAGATATTTGAGCTCATGCAGGTGATGCGTGGCTGTCCTCTGCTAGAAGGACGCCACCTTCAGATCCCGGAAGACTGCTGAACTGCTTTTTGTAATGGTCTCTttatgatcccccccccccccagacggacCTGGAGATGGTGGTGGAGGACCTGGCCCAGAAGGTCAACCGGCCGTACCTGAGGACGCCCTGCCACAAGATAATCAGCGCCGCTCGTCTGGTGCAGCAGAAGAGGCAAGAATTCCTTGCGTCAGTGGCTCGTGGCGTCGCTCCGAACGATTCTCCTGAGCCTCCCCGCAGGAAGTAAAAAAGACCTTTTAATATCAAATCACAAATGTCTGATGCAAGACGAACTGAAGTCGTCTCCTTCATAGTTGTTGCTGTTGACACGTttaacatttctgtgttttgttttgcgcCAGCTACCCTGGAGGATCATGGGATTGGGAGTACCTTGGTTTTGCATCCCCTGAGGTAAACGGCGCCGTCTGCTGACACCTTTTGGTTCACGCCCAGCTAATTCTAATCCCTAAACTCTGCACCGAATGACTTAAGGCCTCTAATGCACGACTACAGCTACATCTGACTGAGTTTGTTCATGTCTAAAGATGGGGAGTCGTCACTCTGTCCTGGGAGCTGGAGAGCGAGACAGACAGTCGCAGGTAAAAACGCAGCCTCCTGCAGAAGGACCCCAACCCGAAGTCTCTTTCCTGTGACTGGTGACCTGGTACAAAACGGACGTTTCCTCAGCTTGACTTCTCCTTCGCAGGATTACGGCGACATCCAGTACCGCCGCAGACACAGGCCTCGGCGCCGAGGAGATATGTTGAGTCTGCACAGCCTTCggagcagcagcaacacgccGGAAACCAGCAGGAGAAACGACAGCACGGGTCTGGAAGACTTTTTTTTAGCGCGCTATATATAGAGCccttccataaaaaaaaaaagattatccACACGGCAAAAGAGCGTGTGGATAAATTAGGCTTGTTCTGTCCTGCATGTGCCTGATTTTCACCCTCATGCCCGCCTCCATTCAGTCTCCGTGGACGTGTCGATACATTAGACAGAGAGCCAAAATAGGATTTTAAGTTATTGCTCTGTGGATCTAGGTCAAACGATGCGCAGCATCTCTGGTTCTAATTTGGGTTTTTTGCcttccagaagctccggaaaGAAGTGAAGGCCGCAGAAAAGCACTGCGTTCTTTGGATGAAGACGACCCGAATATCCTGCTGGCCATCCAGCTTTCCCTCCAAGACTCCCGTAGGGAACGTGGTCTGGATGGAGACctcgagggggggctggagcgaggacaggagaggaggccCGGGACCGTGGGAGACCCGGGCGACGTCGCGTTGCATTCTGTTAACACAGACAGTCCTCCAGGAGCCAGAGGGTCCTCCTTCCCCACGTCTTTCTTGGAtcctccccgcccccc is a window encoding:
- the LOC137903151 gene encoding ankyrin repeat and IBR domain-containing protein 1-like; translated protein: MGNTATKFRKALVGGDEVLAWQLYEGNPQFREGLDPNASYGEQYQHNTPLHYVCRHAMTRLLRSFLFSKEGNPNKRNVHNETCLHVLCQGPQILLLSEGALSPRLARPQRDEQRRADCLQLILNWTGARLEGGQYEKANVNATDNHHSACLHYAAAAGMKSCVELLIQCEADLFVEDEDKLTPCDHAERHRHTELALSLESQMVFSSSSSSSSSSAQQSNTDARGENNLLQYKEPYEGLKLQDLRRLKDMLIVETADMLQAPLFTAEALLRAHDWDREKLLEAWMSDADACCQRSGVAMPTPPPSGYNAWDTLPSPRTPRTPRSPLTLTLTSPTDSCLTPGEEGLSMCGICLCSISVFEDPVDVSCGHEFCRACWEGFLNVKIQEGDAHNIFCPAYECYQLVPVHVIESVVSKEMDQRYLQFDIKAFVENNPAIRWCPAARCERAVRLTRPGPGDSDPQSFPLLPSPAVDCGKGHLFCWECLGEAHEPCDCRMWRNWLQKVTEMKPEELAGVSEAYEDAANCLWLLTNAKPCANCKSPIQKNEGCNHMQCAKCKYDFCWICLEEWKKHSSSTGGYYRCTRYEVIQQLEEQSKEMTVEAEKKHRSFQELDRFMHYYTRFKNHEHGYELEQKLLKTAKEKMEQLSRAFICREGTAPDTRFIEDGVCELLKTRRVLKCSYPYGFFLQQGSTQKEIFELMQTDLEMVVEDLAQKVNRPYLRTPCHKIISAARLVQQKRQEFLASVARGVAPNDSPEPPRRNYPGGSWDWEYLGFASPEMGSRHSVLGAGERDRQSQDYGDIQYRRRHRPRRRGDMLSLHSLRSSSNTPETSRRNDSTEAPERSEGRRKALRSLDEDDPNILLAIQLSLQDSRRERGLDGDLEGGLERGQERRPGTVGDPGDVALHSVNTDSPPGARGSSFPTSFLDPPRPPSRTDSAYQPPRSNSLPLPPPPPSLSAELLELGDSLMKLGNMTTPYDLDTHAQQQLCSHHAYTHGSRAAPCATEPAHSDCGHRQNQNVLTLDHITVTGPHADGKEQSCCHGGGRSAEGEHAHRPARHGSHAAATHDGARKADGSYDPSSEHGSSGAQAHLESHLRPPAQLRLPSPELEPELLLSPVIPPGPAFTPSDPQSLEALDPTASAQLLDNIMAWFNNNINPENNPQSLALIPSPPTTETDSSPDTHTETGSEGQTSREVTLAPIWQPLEGTPASPDRGAVGVGGPTASRPGSLDLDHRGAGEDTGCVADLSLDEAHTRSQSGNSPAHTVQVTERDLELILQAEGSPPAEDWEEQVHLV